The following are from one region of the Nocardioides marmotae genome:
- a CDS encoding RNA polymerase sigma factor, translated as MGARDRDVDDRVRALVDANTSPLLAFFLRRVEAPEDAADLLHNALLVVWRRRAATPSDEVEARMWMYGVARKVLLTHHRSLRRRSALHDKLRDELAGESRVETTHPMSLDVRDAISRLERLDQEIIRLTYWDGFTLAQAARHLRMSEGTVRSRHHRARHRLRALLSVPEPDTAR; from the coding sequence ATGGGCGCCCGTGACCGTGACGTCGATGACCGCGTACGGGCGCTTGTCGATGCCAACACCTCACCCTTGCTCGCCTTCTTCCTGCGGCGGGTCGAGGCGCCCGAGGATGCCGCCGATCTGCTGCACAACGCGCTGCTGGTTGTTTGGCGCAGGCGCGCCGCGACTCCGTCCGACGAGGTGGAGGCCCGTATGTGGATGTACGGAGTCGCCCGCAAGGTGTTGCTCACCCATCACCGTAGTCTTCGGCGCCGCAGCGCCCTTCACGACAAACTCCGGGACGAACTCGCCGGTGAATCACGGGTGGAGACAACCCACCCGATGAGTTTGGACGTTCGAGATGCGATCAGCCGACTTGAGCGACTCGACCAGGAGATCATTCGACTCACCTACTGGGATGGCTTCACCCTGGCTCAAGCGGCACGGCACTTGCGCATGTCCGAGGGCACTGTTCGTAGCCGACACCATCGGGCACGTCATCGGTTGCGTGCCCTGCTGAGCGTGCCGGAACCCGACACTGCGAGGTGA
- a CDS encoding SAM-dependent methyltransferase yields the protein MDVTALSQPDRYPLSATYDPAWLLGLDMGPHPLWQLEDLLKDLDVRPGARVLDLGCGKGATSVFLARELDVDVVAFDLWVEEDELRSNLEAHGVADRVTAVNGDVRDLPFDDDEFDVIVSIDAFEYFGTDVRILPSVLRVLKPAGALGMTTPALRTDPYESSPPTYVTDVIGWEAAGWHAPDWWETHWRLSGLVDNITARMQEQGREDWVRWSRALGEDEDGPVISMLMADHDDQIGISIVSAQKKVKP from the coding sequence ATGGACGTCACCGCGTTGTCACAGCCCGACCGGTATCCGCTCTCGGCCACGTACGACCCCGCGTGGCTTCTCGGCCTGGACATGGGCCCGCACCCTCTCTGGCAGCTCGAGGATCTCCTGAAGGATCTCGATGTTCGTCCAGGCGCGAGAGTCTTGGACCTCGGCTGCGGCAAAGGTGCCACATCGGTCTTCTTGGCACGGGAGCTCGACGTCGACGTCGTGGCGTTCGACCTGTGGGTCGAGGAGGACGAGCTGCGGAGCAATCTCGAGGCGCACGGCGTCGCCGACCGCGTGACGGCCGTCAACGGCGATGTGCGAGACCTTCCCTTCGATGACGACGAGTTCGACGTGATCGTCAGCATTGACGCCTTCGAGTACTTCGGCACCGACGTCCGAATCTTGCCGTCCGTGTTACGTGTTCTGAAGCCGGCTGGGGCTCTCGGCATGACGACCCCTGCCCTGCGGACAGATCCCTACGAGAGCTCGCCACCCACCTACGTGACCGATGTGATCGGGTGGGAAGCGGCCGGCTGGCACGCGCCGGACTGGTGGGAGACGCACTGGCGCCTCAGCGGATTGGTCGACAACATCACTGCCCGGATGCAGGAGCAGGGACGCGAGGACTGGGTGCGCTGGTCGAGAGCACTCGGCGAGGACGAGGACGGCCCGGTGATCAGCATGCTCATGGCCGACCACGACGATCAGATCGGCATCTCCATCGTCAGTGCCCAGAAGAAGGTGAAGCCCTGA
- a CDS encoding alpha/beta fold hydrolase, which produces MSERLHVAGPEGRSIEVLVGGADAGPWLLFHGGSPSAVAEWARMDDTVRAAGLRLATYSRPGYGASTPRPQAGSFADDVADSVAVLDHLGAATFLTAGWSGGGPRALACAAMLPDRCRAVATIAGVAPYDTEGLDWFAGMAEENHEEYRAAEQGPEVYGRFLERDALDLLQASPDQVLEGMGGLVTPVDAAALDAGFADWMSRTFNHAAAQGVVGMRDDGLAAVAPWGFDLADIRVPVAVWQGRQDAMVPFEHGVWLAEHVPTAEARLLEDEGHLSLIVHLDRILADLIRLGGLGGAG; this is translated from the coding sequence ATGAGCGAGCGTCTGCACGTGGCAGGGCCCGAGGGCCGGTCCATCGAGGTGCTGGTGGGCGGCGCGGACGCCGGCCCGTGGCTGTTGTTCCACGGCGGGTCACCGTCGGCGGTGGCCGAATGGGCGCGCATGGACGACACGGTGCGCGCCGCCGGGCTGCGGCTGGCGACGTACTCCCGCCCCGGGTACGGCGCCTCGACCCCGCGCCCGCAGGCCGGCAGCTTCGCCGACGACGTGGCCGACTCGGTCGCCGTGCTCGACCACCTCGGGGCCGCGACGTTCCTCACCGCCGGCTGGTCCGGCGGCGGGCCGCGCGCGCTCGCCTGCGCCGCGATGCTCCCGGACCGGTGCCGTGCCGTCGCGACGATCGCCGGGGTGGCGCCGTACGACACGGAGGGCCTGGACTGGTTCGCCGGGATGGCCGAGGAGAACCACGAGGAGTACCGCGCGGCCGAGCAGGGTCCCGAGGTCTACGGCAGGTTCCTCGAGCGAGACGCCCTGGACCTGTTGCAGGCCTCCCCCGACCAGGTCCTCGAGGGCATGGGCGGCCTGGTGACGCCGGTCGACGCGGCCGCCCTGGACGCGGGCTTCGCCGACTGGATGAGTCGCACGTTCAACCACGCAGCCGCCCAGGGGGTGGTCGGGATGCGCGACGACGGCCTCGCCGCGGTGGCGCCGTGGGGCTTCGACCTCGCCGACATCCGGGTTCCGGTGGCGGTCTGGCAGGGCCGGCAGGACGCGATGGTCCCCTTCGAGCACGGCGTGTGGCTGGCCGAGCACGTGCCGACGGCCGAGGCGCGCCTGCTCGAGGACGAGGGCCACCTCTCGCTGATCGTCCACCTCGATCGGATCCTCGCCGATCTGATCCGCCTCGGCGGGCTCGGCGGGGCCGGCTGA
- a CDS encoding SDR family NAD(P)-dependent oxidoreductase, with protein sequence MRQLAGRVAVVTGGGSGIGRVTAERLAARGCHLALVDVSPGGLEESAALVRQAGVTVSTHVADVSDADRVAELPAEVVDAHGAVHVLVNNAGVTSAGAFADEKLDDVRWMVGVNMWGVVHGCHAFLPALLEQDEAHIVNVSSMTGLLGLPHNAAYALTKGAVKSFTEGLRGELITTNVGVSTIFPGTHRTNITSSARGAEGERIAKLGASRMSALMPPPSRVAKAIVRAIEKDKPRMVVGPDARVLDLAARLAPGRTGLVGRATSRVAAKGH encoded by the coding sequence ATGCGCCAGCTCGCCGGTCGGGTCGCCGTCGTCACGGGCGGGGGCAGCGGCATCGGCCGGGTCACCGCCGAACGGCTCGCCGCCCGCGGGTGCCATCTCGCCCTGGTCGACGTCAGCCCCGGCGGGCTCGAGGAGTCCGCCGCGCTGGTGCGGCAGGCCGGCGTGACGGTCTCGACCCACGTCGCCGACGTCTCGGACGCCGATCGGGTGGCCGAGCTTCCCGCGGAGGTGGTCGACGCCCACGGCGCCGTGCACGTGCTGGTCAACAACGCCGGCGTGACCTCCGCGGGTGCGTTCGCCGACGAGAAGCTCGATGACGTGCGCTGGATGGTCGGGGTCAACATGTGGGGCGTCGTCCACGGCTGCCACGCGTTCCTGCCCGCGCTGCTGGAGCAGGACGAGGCGCACATCGTCAACGTCTCGAGCATGACCGGCCTGCTCGGGCTGCCGCACAACGCGGCGTACGCCCTGACCAAGGGGGCGGTGAAGTCGTTCACCGAGGGGCTGCGCGGTGAGCTGATCACCACGAACGTCGGCGTCAGCACGATCTTCCCCGGCACCCACCGCACCAACATCACCAGCAGCGCCCGCGGCGCCGAGGGGGAGCGGATCGCCAAGCTCGGCGCCTCGCGGATGTCGGCGCTGATGCCGCCGCCCTCCCGGGTGGCCAAGGCGATCGTCCGGGCGATCGAGAAGGACAAGCCGCGCATGGTCGTCGGCCCGGACGCCCGCGTCCTCGACCTCGCCGCCCGTCTTGCGCCGGGCCGCACCGGCTTGGTCGGGCGCGCCACCTCGCGGGTGGCGGCGAAGGGGCACTGA
- a CDS encoding putative glycoside hydrolase, with translation MAAEVGTARLGAVVALVAAVAVAAVVVLASVPGPGPQAQHAQQAAPGERGRSAPASAGARPSGTGTIALDWGDLDRTPARAIARGDYVVIQAWEHARLRALHRANPALRVLMYKDVSAVVRRPHESGVFATGLGYAEARRGGWLLTDERGRRLEWSDWPGLFPVDVGDRGYQDAWAANVLAELRRHPWDGVMLDDTLTGLSHPTIGGRVSVQIPTDAAMYRATSSFLARVGPRLRRAGHLAVPNVTVEWDTWRSTLRAWTRHVSGWENEYFVKWGLGREPRFGAADWRWKVRMAAWCARRRVPLLAVTYGSGRDRATQVYHRATWLLTWNGVTGAGIYVPQEPSASHRQPAANQPLGRPAGPDRVVAGGLHRRAYTRGTVVVNPTGRTRTTRVAGQTVRLAPRTARIVRQWPRGWGPKG, from the coding sequence ATGGCAGCAGAGGTCGGCACCGCCCGGCTGGGCGCCGTCGTCGCCCTGGTCGCGGCGGTCGCGGTCGCGGCGGTGGTGGTCCTCGCCAGTGTGCCGGGGCCCGGGCCGCAGGCGCAGCACGCGCAGCAGGCGGCGCCGGGGGAGCGGGGGCGGTCCGCCCCGGCCTCGGCCGGGGCGCGCCCATCGGGCACCGGGACGATCGCGCTGGACTGGGGGGACCTCGACCGCACGCCGGCGCGGGCGATCGCGCGCGGGGACTACGTCGTGATCCAGGCGTGGGAGCACGCCCGGCTCCGGGCGCTGCACCGGGCGAACCCCGCGCTGCGGGTGCTGATGTACAAGGACGTCTCCGCCGTGGTCCGTCGCCCCCACGAGTCGGGAGTCTTCGCCACCGGCCTCGGGTACGCCGAGGCGCGCCGGGGCGGTTGGCTGCTCACCGACGAGCGCGGCCGGCGGTTGGAGTGGTCGGACTGGCCGGGGCTCTTCCCCGTCGACGTGGGGGACCGCGGCTACCAGGACGCCTGGGCCGCGAACGTCCTGGCCGAGCTGCGGCGGCACCCCTGGGACGGAGTGATGCTCGACGACACCCTCACCGGCCTGTCCCACCCGACCATCGGGGGCCGGGTCTCGGTCCAGATCCCGACCGACGCCGCGATGTATCGCGCGACCTCCTCCTTCCTCGCGCGGGTCGGTCCGCGGCTGCGCCGCGCCGGCCACCTCGCCGTGCCGAACGTGACGGTGGAGTGGGACACCTGGCGCAGCACGCTCCGGGCCTGGACGCGGCACGTGTCGGGCTGGGAGAACGAGTACTTCGTGAAGTGGGGGCTCGGCCGCGAGCCCCGCTTCGGCGCCGCCGACTGGCGCTGGAAGGTCCGCATGGCGGCCTGGTGTGCCCGCCGGCGCGTGCCGCTGCTCGCGGTGACCTACGGCTCGGGCAGGGATCGGGCCACGCAGGTCTACCACCGCGCGACCTGGCTGCTGACCTGGAACGGCGTGACCGGCGCCGGGATCTACGTGCCCCAGGAGCCGTCCGCCAGCCATCGCCAGCCCGCGGCGAACCAGCCGCTCGGGCGCCCCGCCGGCCCGGACCGCGTGGTCGCCGGCGGGCTCCACCGACGCGCCTACACCCGCGGCACGGTGGTGGTGAACCCCACCGGGCGGACCCGGACGACCCGGGTCGCGGGCCAGACCGTCCGGCTCGCGCCACGGACCGCGCGGATCGTGCGGCAGTGGCCGCGTGGGTGGGGTCCGAAAGGGTGA
- a CDS encoding sulfite oxidase-like oxidoreductase, producing the protein MPVTRGFFRKRADGPAGRLPPGQYDTGSGWPVLTAEATPRIARSDWSITVDGLVEEPTTWSWDEAHRLPSATYSGDIHCVTTWSKFDMVFGGISVDDLLAAARPRPEARFVLAHSSTGYTTNLPLEDVTGGKAWVVWEAEGRPLTPEHGGPARLLVPHLYFWKSAKWVSRLELLDEDQQGFWERNGYHDRGDPWREQRYQGDA; encoded by the coding sequence GTGCCTGTCACCCGTGGCTTCTTCCGCAAGCGCGCCGACGGCCCCGCGGGGCGGCTGCCACCAGGCCAGTACGACACCGGCAGCGGCTGGCCGGTGCTCACCGCCGAGGCCACGCCCCGGATCGCGCGGTCTGACTGGTCGATCACCGTCGACGGGCTGGTCGAGGAGCCGACCACCTGGTCGTGGGACGAGGCGCACCGGCTCCCGTCGGCGACGTACTCCGGAGACATCCACTGCGTGACGACCTGGTCGAAGTTCGACATGGTCTTCGGAGGCATCAGCGTCGACGACCTGCTCGCCGCCGCGCGGCCGCGGCCCGAGGCGCGGTTCGTGCTGGCGCACTCGAGCACCGGCTACACCACGAACCTCCCGCTCGAGGACGTCACCGGCGGCAAGGCGTGGGTCGTGTGGGAGGCCGAGGGGCGTCCGCTGACCCCCGAGCACGGCGGCCCGGCTCGGCTGCTGGTCCCCCACCTCTACTTCTGGAAGTCCGCCAAGTGGGTCTCCCGGCTGGAGCTGCTCGACGAGGACCAGCAGGGGTTCTGGGAGCGCAACGGCTACCACGACCGCGGCGACCCGTGGCGCGAGCAGCGCTACCAGGGCGACGCGTGA
- a CDS encoding FAD-binding oxidoreductase, translated as MSAIDDVVPRATEWTTGTIITKEQPTPDQVRLRLHVEDRQPHDPGQHYVVRLRAPDDYTAQRSYSVASDGEDPLIELLVERLPDGEVSGHLADVAEVGDVLEVRGPIGRWFRWDTRTPAVCLVGGTGVVPAVAMLRTARRLGRTDLLRVAAVGRDPEHLPYAAELARAGALVAYTRHDGGDRTRGVPTGAELRALADGAQVAFVCGSPRFVGLATPLLIEAGVDPTTIRVEQFGASG; from the coding sequence GTGAGCGCGATCGACGACGTCGTCCCCCGCGCGACGGAGTGGACGACCGGCACGATCATCACCAAGGAGCAGCCGACGCCCGACCAGGTCCGGCTGCGGCTCCACGTCGAGGACCGGCAGCCCCACGACCCGGGCCAGCACTACGTCGTCCGGCTCCGCGCGCCCGACGACTACACCGCCCAGCGCTCCTACTCCGTCGCCTCCGACGGCGAGGACCCGCTGATCGAGCTGCTGGTCGAGCGACTCCCCGACGGGGAGGTCTCAGGCCACCTGGCCGACGTGGCCGAGGTCGGCGACGTGCTGGAGGTGCGCGGCCCGATCGGCCGCTGGTTCCGCTGGGACACCCGCACGCCCGCGGTGTGCCTGGTCGGCGGCACCGGCGTGGTCCCGGCCGTCGCGATGCTCCGCACGGCGCGCCGCCTGGGCCGCACCGACCTGCTCCGGGTGGCGGCGGTCGGGCGCGACCCCGAGCACCTGCCGTACGCCGCCGAGCTGGCGCGCGCCGGAGCGCTGGTCGCCTACACCCGTCACGACGGCGGCGACCGGACCCGCGGGGTGCCGACCGGGGCCGAGCTGCGGGCGCTGGCCGACGGCGCGCAGGTGGCGTTCGTCTGCGGGTCGCCGCGCTTCGTCGGGCTCGCCACTCCCCTGCTCATCGAGGCCGGCGTCGACCCCACGACCATCCGGGTCGAGCAGTTCGGGGCCAGCGGCTGA
- a CDS encoding catalase, translating to MNPKDAAKAAIDKLEGAADITVPGVPGPAPATLEEPTTPKPPLPPKPDQGAPATGTATGAPTGAPPTARAQQSAYLTNATGTRLRDTDHSLKAGSRGPTLLQDHHLREKITHFDHERIPERVVHARGAGAHGVFEGYGTATSVSMAGVFAKGKETPVFVRFSTVLGSRGSADTVRDTRGFATKFYTDEGNWDLVANNIPVFFIQDGIKFPDVIHAGKPHPDREIPQAQSAHDTFWDFVSLHTEAQHHTMWNMSDRGIPRSYRMMEGFGVHTFRCMNAEGGTSLVKFHWKPKLGVHSLTWEEAQMIGGIDPDFHRRDLYDAIEAGAYPEWELGVQVFPDEPDQMFAGIDLLDPTKIVPEEIAPVQPIGKLTLNANPTNFFAEVEQIAFHVGHLVPGIDVTDDPLLQTRLFSYVDTQLSRLGGPNYNQIPVNRPHVPTNDMFRDGFHQHAVHSGVAPYKPNSMDGGCPFAAGTDLSEEQTRAFVEAAVTVAEATKVRENPASYDDHYSQVRQFWLSMTPVEKEHIIRAYTFELGKCYEQAVKERQLQSLANIDPVLCQEVATGLGLPAPEPTIPLQDLEPSPALSQIKGPFPPDGRMIGIVVDPDGDLGGVDALRRSIHEAGMVPLLFGPHGGMIDGMPVQRTFATGRSVEVDVLLLAGAPKPAPDALAARDDKAGAPGSAALDPRVALLVQECYRHAKVIGAWGDGVNALAGAGVSIDEPGVITGDTPVEVFGTVSEEMGFHRVWDRFPTAV from the coding sequence GTGAACCCCAAGGACGCCGCGAAGGCCGCGATCGACAAGCTCGAGGGGGCCGCTGACATCACGGTCCCCGGTGTGCCCGGCCCGGCGCCGGCCACCCTCGAGGAGCCGACCACCCCGAAGCCCCCGCTCCCCCCGAAGCCCGACCAGGGCGCCCCCGCCACCGGCACCGCGACCGGTGCGCCCACGGGCGCTCCGCCGACCGCGCGCGCCCAGCAGTCGGCGTACCTCACCAACGCCACCGGCACCCGCCTGCGCGACACCGACCACTCCCTCAAGGCCGGCAGCCGCGGGCCGACCCTCCTGCAGGACCACCACCTGCGCGAGAAGATCACCCACTTCGACCACGAGCGGATCCCCGAGCGGGTCGTCCACGCCCGCGGCGCCGGCGCCCACGGCGTCTTCGAGGGCTACGGCACCGCCACCTCGGTCTCGATGGCCGGGGTGTTCGCCAAGGGCAAGGAGACGCCGGTCTTCGTCCGGTTCTCCACCGTCCTGGGCTCGCGCGGCTCCGCCGACACCGTCCGCGACACCCGCGGGTTCGCGACGAAGTTCTACACCGACGAGGGCAACTGGGACCTGGTCGCGAACAACATCCCGGTGTTCTTCATCCAGGACGGCATCAAGTTCCCCGACGTCATCCACGCCGGCAAGCCGCACCCGGACCGCGAGATCCCGCAGGCCCAGAGCGCGCACGACACGTTCTGGGACTTCGTCTCGCTGCACACCGAGGCCCAGCACCACACGATGTGGAACATGTCCGACCGGGGCATCCCGCGCTCCTACCGGATGATGGAGGGCTTCGGCGTCCACACCTTCCGGTGCATGAACGCCGAGGGCGGGACCTCGCTGGTGAAGTTCCACTGGAAGCCGAAGCTCGGCGTGCACTCCCTGACCTGGGAGGAGGCGCAGATGATCGGCGGCATCGACCCCGACTTCCACCGGCGCGACCTGTACGACGCCATCGAGGCCGGCGCCTACCCCGAGTGGGAGCTGGGCGTCCAGGTCTTCCCCGACGAGCCCGACCAGATGTTCGCCGGGATCGACCTGCTCGACCCGACCAAGATCGTGCCGGAGGAGATCGCGCCGGTGCAGCCCATCGGCAAGCTGACCCTCAACGCCAACCCGACGAACTTCTTCGCCGAGGTCGAGCAGATCGCCTTCCACGTCGGCCACCTCGTGCCGGGAATCGACGTCACCGACGACCCGCTGCTGCAGACGCGGCTCTTCTCCTACGTCGACACGCAGCTCTCCCGGCTCGGCGGGCCGAACTACAACCAGATCCCGGTGAACCGGCCGCACGTGCCGACCAACGACATGTTCCGCGACGGGTTCCACCAGCACGCGGTGCACTCCGGCGTGGCGCCGTACAAGCCGAACTCGATGGACGGCGGCTGCCCCTTCGCCGCCGGCACTGACCTCTCCGAGGAGCAGACGCGCGCGTTCGTCGAGGCGGCGGTCACCGTCGCGGAGGCGACCAAGGTGCGGGAGAACCCGGCGTCGTACGACGACCACTACAGCCAGGTGCGCCAGTTCTGGCTGTCGATGACGCCGGTCGAGAAGGAGCACATCATCCGGGCCTACACCTTCGAGCTCGGCAAGTGCTACGAGCAGGCGGTCAAGGAGCGGCAGCTGCAGAGCCTGGCCAACATCGACCCGGTGCTGTGCCAGGAGGTGGCGACCGGTCTCGGCCTGCCCGCGCCGGAGCCGACGATCCCGCTGCAGGACCTCGAGCCCAGCCCGGCGCTGTCGCAGATCAAGGGCCCGTTCCCGCCCGACGGCCGGATGATCGGCATCGTCGTCGACCCCGACGGCGACCTCGGCGGCGTGGACGCGCTGCGCCGCAGCATCCACGAGGCCGGGATGGTGCCGCTGCTCTTCGGCCCGCACGGCGGGATGATCGACGGGATGCCGGTGCAACGGACCTTCGCGACCGGTCGCTCGGTGGAGGTCGACGTGCTGCTGCTCGCCGGCGCCCCGAAGCCCGCGCCCGACGCGCTCGCCGCCCGCGACGACAAGGCCGGCGCCCCGGGCTCGGCCGCGCTCGACCCGCGCGTCGCGCTGCTGGTCCAGGAGTGCTACCGCCACGCCAAGGTGATCGGTGCGTGGGGCGACGGCGTGAACGCGCTGGCCGGCGCCGGTGTCTCCATCGACGAGCCGGGCGTGATCACCGGCGACACCCCCGTCGAGGTCTTCGGGACCGTCTCGGAGGAGATGGGCTTCCACCGCGTCTGGGACCGGTTCCCCACGGCCGTCTGA